In Epinephelus fuscoguttatus linkage group LG15, E.fuscoguttatus.final_Chr_v1, a genomic segment contains:
- the smg7 gene encoding LOW QUALITY PROTEIN: nonsense-mediated mRNA decay factor SMG7 (The sequence of the model RefSeq protein was modified relative to this genomic sequence to represent the inferred CDS: inserted 1 base in 1 codon), which produces MNLCAQYLRQAEALKADMTDSKLGAAEVWTSRQALQDLYQKMLVTDLEYALDKKVEQDLWNHAFKNQITTLQSQAKNRANPNRSEVQANLSLFLEAASGFYTQLLQELCTVFNVDLPCRVKSSQLGIISNKQSNTSAIVTPQPSSCSYICQHCLVHLGDIARYRNQTSQAESYYRHAAQLVPSNGQPYNQLAILASSKGDHLTTIFYYCRSIAVKFPFPAASTNLQKALSKALESRDEVKTKWSVSDFIRAFIKFHGHVYLSKSLDKLDSLREKLEEQFQRLILQKAFSSQQLVHITVINLFELHHLRDLTADGSEQSYSNEQQISWFQLLGLFMSFLGVMCSRALLNKSRGEEIMGECPLPAIKVSLDWLKLRPSVFHEAAVDQRQHIWPWLVSILNSFQPKEDDVSCSSVTPLPEEFELQGFLALRPALRSLDFTKGHQGILVDRDGLPVHTRHQRLISLGKWVADNQPGLIQCRMSEDGLLLFITDIPEQAIEEPQEKEAPVLQESSNAEQTANDGGNSGLKSVLSAGKTQSSWPDGSDRPVVTFKENIKPREQSREPTRNHHLKDSGKERRDFTKGNGAAGKGELKRDAKRKSELKKAGHEKTADAGKQVKAQTELRKTPVSEAKKTPATQTQTTCSSQFIPIHHPGAFPPLPSRPGFPPSAYVIPPPVAFPGLQVNPGFTFSTGVSVPGPFLQPGVHTQAGTQAGKQSHIPYSQQRPSGPGPGQGPGSSGQGPGPMNQGPSQGQQPQPQALQQSVQLQVQAMSQQQQQSPTKPVQQVGMGKSPPHHPGLQQQYMQVQDQPAQMWNQAQAALQKIPPMQMSLKQPQQQPQQQQQQQQQQQQAFYMAAQDPLKLYEHQLQPPSQPQLSTMDKKIKYPNVKMQDFYWEPSYRMGDGLAVMADRMKRPPPGGLCSEQDGSAGPRGPPFEDNKSSPLLPPDLLKTLADFEEEEELVFSKPPDFFQALAGPLSTAPGPNIFLPNQTRMESGXEVVSQSSSLLPMSGFPMQEYNQNSIFSQAYGKNLPPSSKPDAPMMHQEPSLYSLFEGTPWSPSLPASSDHSTPASQSPHSSNPSSLPSSPPTHNHGAMPFSNFGPIGTPDSRDRRVVDRWKADKTGAVSGFGLDYLPAAASSAASDTSWHQAGPTGSSWTNQESPMEESSSTVLLDSLKSIWSSSMMQPGPSALEQLLLQQKQKQQRGHGAMNPPH; this is translated from the exons T GTGGAATCATGCTTTTAAGAACCAGATCACTACGCTGCAGAGCCAGGCCAAGAACCGAGCCAACCCCAACCGCAGCGAGGTCCAGGCCAACCTGTCGCTGTTCCTGGAGGCAGCTAGCGGCTTCTACACACAG TTACTGCAGGAGCTGTGCACCGTGTTCAACGTGGACCTGCCGTGTCGCGTCAAGTCGTCTCAGCTCGGCATCATCAGCAATAAACAGAGCAACACCAGCGCCATCGTCACCCCGCAGCCCAGCTCCTGCTCCTACATCTGCCAGCACTGCCTCGTCCACCTGGGAGACATAG CACGTTATCGTAACCAGACCAGCCAGGCTGAGTCGTACTACCGACATGCAGCTCAGCTGGTCCCATCAAACG GTCAGCCATACAACCAGCTGGCCATCCTGGCCTCCTCTAAAGGAGATCACCTCACCACCATCTTCTACTACTGCCGCAGCATCGCAGTCAAGTTCCCCTTCCCAGCAGCCTCCACCAACCTGCAGAAGGCCCTGTCCAAGGCTCTGGAGAG ccgTGATGAGGTGAAAACCAAGTGGAGCGTGTCAGATTTTATCAGGGCCTTCATCAAGTTTCACGGTCACGTCTACCTGAGCAAGAGTCTGGACAAGCTCGACAGTCTGCGGGAGAAACTGGAGGAGCAGTTtcag AGGCTGATCCTGCAGAAAGCCTTCAGCTCTCAGCAGCTGGTCCACATCACTGTCATCAACCTGTTCGAGCTCCACCACCTCAGAGACCTGACAGCTGACGGCAGCGAGCAGAGCTACAGCAACGAGCAGCAGATCAGCTGGTTCCAGCTGCTCGGACTCTTCa TGTCCTTCCTGGGTGTCATGTGCAGCCGAGCTCTGCTCAACAAGAGCCGAGGGGAGGAGATCATGGGGGAGTGTCCTCTGCCAGCAATCAAAGTCTCTCTGGACTGGCTCAAACTGAGACCCAGCGTCTTCCATGAGGCCGCTGTGGACCAAAGGCAGCA cATCTGGCCCTGGCTGGTCTCCATCCTCAACAGTTTCCAGCCCAAAGAGGACGATGTGTCCTGTTCCTCAG tgaCGCCCCTGCCAGAGGAGTTTGAGTTGCAGGGTTTCTTGGCGCTCCGCCCGGCTCTGAG GTCCCTGGACTTTACTAAAGGTCACCAGGGCATTTTGGTGGACAGGGACGGCCTGCCGGTTCACACTCGACATCAGAGACTCATCAGTCTGGGCAAATGGGTGGCCGACAACCAGCCGGG GCTGATCCAGTGCCGAATGAGTGAGGAcggcctcctcctcttcatcactgacATTCCAGAGCAGGCCATCGAGGAGCCGCAGGAGAAGGAGGCGCCGGTGCTGCAGGAGTCGTCCAACGCTGAGCAGACGGCCAATGATGGCGGAAACTCCGGCCTCAAGTCGGTGCTGTCGGCGGGGAAGACACAGAGCTCGTGGCCTGATGGCAGCGACCGACCTGTCGTCACCTTCAAGGAGAACATCAAACCCCGAGAGCAGAGCCGAGAGCCCACGCGAAACCATCATCTGAAAGACAGCGGCAAGGAGCGCCGAGACTTCACCAAAGGCAACGGGGCTGCTGGGAAAGGAGAGCTGAAGAGGGACGCCAAGAGGAAGAGCGAGCTGAAAAAAGCCGGACATGAGAAAACTGCTGATGCTGGAAAACAG GTGAAGGCGCAGACGGAGCTGAGGAAGACTCCGGTGTCTGAGGCGAAGAAGACTCCTGCCACTCAAACTCAAACTACCTGCTCCTCCCAGTTCATCCCCATCCATCATCCTGGAGCCTTCCCGCCGCTGCCCAGCAGacctg GTTTCCCCCCCTCAGCCTACGTGATCCCGCCCCCGGTGGCGTTCCCGGGACTTCAGGTGAATCCAGGTTTCACCTTCTCCACCGGAGTGTCCGTCCCTGGACCGTTCCTCCAGCCGGGCGTCCACACCCAGGCCGGCACCCAGGCCGGGAAGCAGTCCCACATTCCCTACAGTCAGCAGAGGCCCTCTGGTCCCGGTCCAGGTCAGGGGCCAGGGTCCTCGGGACAGGGCCCGGGGCCCATGAACCAGGGCCCCTCCCAGGGTCAGCAGCCCCAGCCCCAGGCTCTGCAGCAGTCGGTCCAGCTGCAGGTGCAGGCGatgagccagcagcagcagcagtctccCACCAAACCAGTCCAGCAGGTCGGGATGGGGAAGAGTCCACCTCACCACCCGGGGCTGCAGCAG CAGTACATGCAGGTCCAGGATCAGCCGGCTCAGATGTGGAACCAGGCTCAGGCTGCTCTGCAGAAGATCCCTCCCATGCAGATGTCCCTGAagcagcctcagcagcagcctcagcagcaacagcagcagcagcagcagcagcagcaggccttCTACATGGCGGCTCAGGATCCTCTCAAACTGTACGAGCACCAGCTGCAGCCGCCCTCCCAGCCACAGCTCTCCACCATGGACAAGAAGATCAAGTACCCCAACGTGAAGATGCAGGACTTCTACTGGGAGCCGTCGTACAGGATGGGCGACGGTCTGGCTGTGATGGCAGACAGGATGAAGAGGCCTCCGCCAGGTGGTCTCTGCTCTGAGCAGGACGGCTCCGCAGGGCCCCGGGGTCCCCCATTTGAG GACAACAAGAGCTCGCCTCTTCTACCTCCTGACCTGTTAAAAACTCTAGCAGattttgaggaggaggaggagctcgTCTTTTCTAAGCCTCCTGATTTCTTCCAGGCCTTGGCTGGCCCTCTTAGCACTGCTCCTGGACCAAACATATTT CTGCCAAACCAGACCAGGATGGAGAGCG CCGAGGTCGTCAGCCAATCATCTTCTCTCCTGCCCATGTCCGGCTTCCCCATGCAG gAGTACAACCAGAACAGCATCTTCAGTCAGGCCTACGGCAAGAACCTGCCACCCAGCTCCAAGCCTGATGCTCCCATGATGCACCAGGAGCCCTCCCTCTATTCTCTGTTTGAAGGGACTCCCTGGTCCCCTTCCCTCCCTGCCAGCTCAG ATCACTCCACCCCGGCCAGCCAATCCCCTCACTCTTCCAACCCCAGCAGCCTGCCATCGTCCCCTCCAACACACAACCACGGAGCCATGCCCTTCTCTAACTTCGGGCCCATTGGCACTCCGGACAGTCGGGACCGCAGGGTGGTGGACCGCTGGAAGGCCGACAAGACCG GAGCGGTCAGTGGCTTCGGCCTGGACTACCTGCCGGCTGCAGCTTCCTCTGCAGCTTCAGACACCAGCTGGCACCAGGCGGGGCCGACAGGCAGCTCCTGGACCAATCAGGAGTCTCCAATGGAGGAGTCGTCCTCTACCGTGCTGCTCGACAGCCTCAAG TCGATCTGGTCCAGCTCCATGATGCAGCCGGGCCCGTCGGCGCTGGAGCAGCTCCTCCTGCAGCAGAAACAGAAGCAGCAGCGAGGTCACGGCGCCATGAACCCGCCCCACTGA